The Bos javanicus breed banteng chromosome 11, ARS-OSU_banteng_1.0, whole genome shotgun sequence genome includes a window with the following:
- the ENTR1 gene encoding endosome-associated-trafficking regulator 1 isoform X2 has protein sequence MAAILCPRPPLLSSLLVPPPAPRPPGARSRRSASRFRCAERKQRPEARSGGRAAGDGGGRLGPRPGRSRGHGAAAAGLKRAGAAQPAAMAGYARRPGVTPLSRARSLVIPDAPAFYERRSCLPQLDCERPPARDLESHFFGIRPTFMCYVPSPVLASVGDTDFGYGKGKCAKQGPPGAQNTHFGDDKLGDLEAANPFSFKEFLKTKNLSLSKEDTDSRVYSQEATRHSLGLDRTSPASQTVGYGLEYQQPFFEDPTGAGDLLDEDEDEEDGWNGAYLPSAMEQTHSSRVAASTSPCSTYVSFFSNPSELVGPESLPPWTLSDSDSRISPTGSPSADFTAHGESLGDRHLRTLQISYEALKDENSKLRRKLTEIQSFSETQTEMVRTLERKLEAKMIKEESDYHDLESVVQQVEQNLELMTKRAVKAENHVLKLRQEVSLLQAQVSDFKRENEALRSGQGASLTVVKQNTDVALQNLRVVMNNAHASIKQLVSGAETLNLVAEILKSIDRISEIKDQGEES, from the exons ATGGCCGCCATCTTGTGTCCCCGCCCACCGCTTCTGTCGTCACTTCTGGTTCCGCCCCCGGCGCCCCGCCCCCCCGGCGCCCGCTCGCGGCGCTCGGCCTCGCGATTCCGGTGCGCGGAGCGGAAGCAGCGGCCAGAGGCTCGGAGCGGCGGCCGAGCGGCGGGCGACGGAGGCGGGCGACTCGGGCCGCGGCCGGGACGGAGCCGGGGCCATGGAGCCGCCGCTGCCGGGCTGAAGAGGGCTGGCGCCGCGCAGCCCGCGGCGATGGCGGGCTACGCGCGCCGCCCGGGCGTCACCCCGCTGTCCCGGGCCCGGAGCCTCGTCATTCCGGACG CTCCCGCGTTCTATGAGCGCCGGTCTTGTCTCCCCCAGCTAGACTGTGAGCGCCCCCCAGCCAGGGACCTGGAGTCCCACTTCTTCGGCATTCGGCCGACGTTTATGTGCTATGTGCCCAGTCCGGTGCTAGCTTCCGTGGGAGACACAG ATTTTGGCTATGGAAAGGGGAAGTGTGCTAAGCAAGGTCCACCGGGAGCTCAGAACACACACTTTGGAG ATGATAAACTTGGAGATCTGGAAGCGGCAAACCCGTTCTCCTTTAAAGAGTTTTTGAAGACCAAGAACCTGAGCCTGTCGAAAGAGGACACCGACAGCAGAGTTTACTCACAG GAAGCCACGAGGCACTCGCTGGGACTCGACCGCACCTCCCCAGCTTCCCAGACTGTGGGCTATGGCCTGGAATATCAGCAGCCATTTTTTGAAGACCCAACGGGGGCTGGCGACCTCCTGGACGAGGATGAGGACGAGGAGGACGGGTGGAATGGGGCCTACCTGCCGTCCGCCATGGAGCAGACGCACTCCTCCAGGGTGGCCGCCAGCACGTCGCCCTGCAGCACGTACgtctcctttttctccaaccCGTCGGAGCTGGTGGGGCCCGAGTCTCTGCCCCCATGGACGCTGAGCGACTCCGACTCTCGCATCTCCCCGACGGGGAGCCCCAGCGCTGACTTCACAGCCCACGGAGAGAGTCTGGGGGACAGGCACCTTCGGACACTGCAGATAAGTTACGAAGCA cTGAAAGATGAGAATTCTAAGCTAAGAAGAAAGCTGACTGAGATTCAGAGCTTCTCTGAAACTCAAACAGAAAT GGTGAGGACGCTTGAGCGGAAGTTAGAAGCGAAAATGATCAAGGAGGAGAGTGACTATCACGACCTGGAGTCGGTGGTGCAGCAGGTGGAGCAGAATCTGGAGCTCATGACT AAACGTGCAGTGAAGGCAGAAAATCACGTCCTGAAACTGAGACAGGAGGTCAGCTTGCTCCAG GCCCAGGTCTCTGACTTCAAGCGTGAGAACGAAGCCCTGCGGTCAGGCCAGGGCGCCAGCCTGACGGTGGTGAAGCAGAACACGGACGTGGCCCTGCAGAACCTCCGTGTGGTCATGAACAATGCTCACGCCTCCATCAA GCAGCTGGTTTCTGGAGCTGAAACGTTGAATCTCGTTGCTGAAATCCTTAAATCTATAGACAGAATTTCTGAGATTAAAGACCAAGGGGAGGAGTCGTGA
- the ENTR1 gene encoding endosome-associated-trafficking regulator 1 isoform X7, with protein sequence MAAILCPRPPLLSSLLVPPPAPRPPGARSRRSASRFRCAERKQRPEARSGGRAAGDGGGRLGPRPGRSRGHGAAAAGLKRAGAAQPAAMAGYARRPGVTPLSRARSLVIPDDDKLGDLEAANPFSFKEFLKTKNLSLSKEDTDSRVYSQEATRHSLGLDRTSPASQTVGYGLEYQQPFFEDPTGAGDLLDEDEDEEDGWNGAYLPSAMEQTHSSRVAASTSPCSTYVSFFSNPSELVGPESLPPWTLSDSDSRISPTGSPSADFTAHGESLGDRHLRTLQISYEALKDENSKLRRKLTEIQSFSETQTEMVRTLERKLEAKMIKEESDYHDLESVVQQVEQNLELMTKRAVKAENHVLKLRQEVSLLQAQVSDFKRENEALRSGQGASLTVVKQNTDVALQNLRVVMNNAHASIKQLVSGAETLNLVAEILKSIDRISEIKDQGEES encoded by the exons ATGGCCGCCATCTTGTGTCCCCGCCCACCGCTTCTGTCGTCACTTCTGGTTCCGCCCCCGGCGCCCCGCCCCCCCGGCGCCCGCTCGCGGCGCTCGGCCTCGCGATTCCGGTGCGCGGAGCGGAAGCAGCGGCCAGAGGCTCGGAGCGGCGGCCGAGCGGCGGGCGACGGAGGCGGGCGACTCGGGCCGCGGCCGGGACGGAGCCGGGGCCATGGAGCCGCCGCTGCCGGGCTGAAGAGGGCTGGCGCCGCGCAGCCCGCGGCGATGGCGGGCTACGCGCGCCGCCCGGGCGTCACCCCGCTGTCCCGGGCCCGGAGCCTCGTCATTCCGGACG ATGATAAACTTGGAGATCTGGAAGCGGCAAACCCGTTCTCCTTTAAAGAGTTTTTGAAGACCAAGAACCTGAGCCTGTCGAAAGAGGACACCGACAGCAGAGTTTACTCACAG GAAGCCACGAGGCACTCGCTGGGACTCGACCGCACCTCCCCAGCTTCCCAGACTGTGGGCTATGGCCTGGAATATCAGCAGCCATTTTTTGAAGACCCAACGGGGGCTGGCGACCTCCTGGACGAGGATGAGGACGAGGAGGACGGGTGGAATGGGGCCTACCTGCCGTCCGCCATGGAGCAGACGCACTCCTCCAGGGTGGCCGCCAGCACGTCGCCCTGCAGCACGTACgtctcctttttctccaaccCGTCGGAGCTGGTGGGGCCCGAGTCTCTGCCCCCATGGACGCTGAGCGACTCCGACTCTCGCATCTCCCCGACGGGGAGCCCCAGCGCTGACTTCACAGCCCACGGAGAGAGTCTGGGGGACAGGCACCTTCGGACACTGCAGATAAGTTACGAAGCA cTGAAAGATGAGAATTCTAAGCTAAGAAGAAAGCTGACTGAGATTCAGAGCTTCTCTGAAACTCAAACAGAAAT GGTGAGGACGCTTGAGCGGAAGTTAGAAGCGAAAATGATCAAGGAGGAGAGTGACTATCACGACCTGGAGTCGGTGGTGCAGCAGGTGGAGCAGAATCTGGAGCTCATGACT AAACGTGCAGTGAAGGCAGAAAATCACGTCCTGAAACTGAGACAGGAGGTCAGCTTGCTCCAG GCCCAGGTCTCTGACTTCAAGCGTGAGAACGAAGCCCTGCGGTCAGGCCAGGGCGCCAGCCTGACGGTGGTGAAGCAGAACACGGACGTGGCCCTGCAGAACCTCCGTGTGGTCATGAACAATGCTCACGCCTCCATCAA GCAGCTGGTTTCTGGAGCTGAAACGTTGAATCTCGTTGCTGAAATCCTTAAATCTATAGACAGAATTTCTGAGATTAAAGACCAAGGGGAGGAGTCGTGA
- the ENTR1 gene encoding endosome-associated-trafficking regulator 1 isoform X4, translating to MAAILCPRPPLLSSLLVPPPAPRPPGARSRRSASRFRCAERKQRPEARSGGRAAGDGGGRLGPRPGRSRGHGAAAAGLKRAGAAQPAAMAGYARRPGVTPLSRARSLVIPDAPAFYERRSCLPQLDCERPPARDLESHFFGIRPTFMCYVPSPVLASVGDTDDKLGDLEAANPFSFKEFLKTKNLSLSKEDTDSRVYSQEATRHSLGLDRTSPASQTVGYGLEYQQPFFEDPTGAGDLLDEDEDEEDGWNGAYLPSAMEQTHSSRVAASTSPCSTYVSFFSNPSELVGPESLPPWTLSDSDSRISPTGSPSADFTAHGESLGDRHLRTLQISYEALKDENSKLRRKLTEIQSFSETQTEMVRTLERKLEAKMIKEESDYHDLESVVQQVEQNLELMTKRAVKAENHVLKLRQEVSLLQAQVSDFKRENEALRSGQGASLTVVKQNTDVALQNLRVVMNNAHASIKQLVSGAETLNLVAEILKSIDRISEIKDQGEES from the exons ATGGCCGCCATCTTGTGTCCCCGCCCACCGCTTCTGTCGTCACTTCTGGTTCCGCCCCCGGCGCCCCGCCCCCCCGGCGCCCGCTCGCGGCGCTCGGCCTCGCGATTCCGGTGCGCGGAGCGGAAGCAGCGGCCAGAGGCTCGGAGCGGCGGCCGAGCGGCGGGCGACGGAGGCGGGCGACTCGGGCCGCGGCCGGGACGGAGCCGGGGCCATGGAGCCGCCGCTGCCGGGCTGAAGAGGGCTGGCGCCGCGCAGCCCGCGGCGATGGCGGGCTACGCGCGCCGCCCGGGCGTCACCCCGCTGTCCCGGGCCCGGAGCCTCGTCATTCCGGACG CTCCCGCGTTCTATGAGCGCCGGTCTTGTCTCCCCCAGCTAGACTGTGAGCGCCCCCCAGCCAGGGACCTGGAGTCCCACTTCTTCGGCATTCGGCCGACGTTTATGTGCTATGTGCCCAGTCCGGTGCTAGCTTCCGTGGGAGACACAG ATGATAAACTTGGAGATCTGGAAGCGGCAAACCCGTTCTCCTTTAAAGAGTTTTTGAAGACCAAGAACCTGAGCCTGTCGAAAGAGGACACCGACAGCAGAGTTTACTCACAG GAAGCCACGAGGCACTCGCTGGGACTCGACCGCACCTCCCCAGCTTCCCAGACTGTGGGCTATGGCCTGGAATATCAGCAGCCATTTTTTGAAGACCCAACGGGGGCTGGCGACCTCCTGGACGAGGATGAGGACGAGGAGGACGGGTGGAATGGGGCCTACCTGCCGTCCGCCATGGAGCAGACGCACTCCTCCAGGGTGGCCGCCAGCACGTCGCCCTGCAGCACGTACgtctcctttttctccaaccCGTCGGAGCTGGTGGGGCCCGAGTCTCTGCCCCCATGGACGCTGAGCGACTCCGACTCTCGCATCTCCCCGACGGGGAGCCCCAGCGCTGACTTCACAGCCCACGGAGAGAGTCTGGGGGACAGGCACCTTCGGACACTGCAGATAAGTTACGAAGCA cTGAAAGATGAGAATTCTAAGCTAAGAAGAAAGCTGACTGAGATTCAGAGCTTCTCTGAAACTCAAACAGAAAT GGTGAGGACGCTTGAGCGGAAGTTAGAAGCGAAAATGATCAAGGAGGAGAGTGACTATCACGACCTGGAGTCGGTGGTGCAGCAGGTGGAGCAGAATCTGGAGCTCATGACT AAACGTGCAGTGAAGGCAGAAAATCACGTCCTGAAACTGAGACAGGAGGTCAGCTTGCTCCAG GCCCAGGTCTCTGACTTCAAGCGTGAGAACGAAGCCCTGCGGTCAGGCCAGGGCGCCAGCCTGACGGTGGTGAAGCAGAACACGGACGTGGCCCTGCAGAACCTCCGTGTGGTCATGAACAATGCTCACGCCTCCATCAA GCAGCTGGTTTCTGGAGCTGAAACGTTGAATCTCGTTGCTGAAATCCTTAAATCTATAGACAGAATTTCTGAGATTAAAGACCAAGGGGAGGAGTCGTGA
- the ENTR1 gene encoding endosome-associated-trafficking regulator 1 isoform X5 yields the protein MAAILCPRPPLLSSLLVPPPAPRPPGARSRRSASRFRCAERKQRPEARSGGRAAGDGGGRLGPRPGRSRGHGAAAAGLKRAGAAQPAAMAGYARRPGVTPLSRARSLVIPDDFGYGKGKCAKQGPPGAQNTHFGDDKLGDLEAANPFSFKEFLKTKNLSLSKEDTDSRVYSQEATRHSLGLDRTSPASQTVGYGLEYQQPFFEDPTGAGDLLDEDEDEEDGWNGAYLPSAMEQTHSSRVAASTSPCSTYVSFFSNPSELVGPESLPPWTLSDSDSRISPTGSPSADFTAHGESLGDRHLRTLQISYEALKDENSKLRRKLTEIQSFSETQTEMVRTLERKLEAKMIKEESDYHDLESVVQQVEQNLELMTKRAVKAENHVLKLRQEVSLLQAQVSDFKRENEALRSGQGASLTVVKQNTDVALQNLRVVMNNAHASIKAPGRRPGPASSVSLERSGSGVQPQPQTVRPVTFKLNT from the exons ATGGCCGCCATCTTGTGTCCCCGCCCACCGCTTCTGTCGTCACTTCTGGTTCCGCCCCCGGCGCCCCGCCCCCCCGGCGCCCGCTCGCGGCGCTCGGCCTCGCGATTCCGGTGCGCGGAGCGGAAGCAGCGGCCAGAGGCTCGGAGCGGCGGCCGAGCGGCGGGCGACGGAGGCGGGCGACTCGGGCCGCGGCCGGGACGGAGCCGGGGCCATGGAGCCGCCGCTGCCGGGCTGAAGAGGGCTGGCGCCGCGCAGCCCGCGGCGATGGCGGGCTACGCGCGCCGCCCGGGCGTCACCCCGCTGTCCCGGGCCCGGAGCCTCGTCATTCCGGACG ATTTTGGCTATGGAAAGGGGAAGTGTGCTAAGCAAGGTCCACCGGGAGCTCAGAACACACACTTTGGAG ATGATAAACTTGGAGATCTGGAAGCGGCAAACCCGTTCTCCTTTAAAGAGTTTTTGAAGACCAAGAACCTGAGCCTGTCGAAAGAGGACACCGACAGCAGAGTTTACTCACAG GAAGCCACGAGGCACTCGCTGGGACTCGACCGCACCTCCCCAGCTTCCCAGACTGTGGGCTATGGCCTGGAATATCAGCAGCCATTTTTTGAAGACCCAACGGGGGCTGGCGACCTCCTGGACGAGGATGAGGACGAGGAGGACGGGTGGAATGGGGCCTACCTGCCGTCCGCCATGGAGCAGACGCACTCCTCCAGGGTGGCCGCCAGCACGTCGCCCTGCAGCACGTACgtctcctttttctccaaccCGTCGGAGCTGGTGGGGCCCGAGTCTCTGCCCCCATGGACGCTGAGCGACTCCGACTCTCGCATCTCCCCGACGGGGAGCCCCAGCGCTGACTTCACAGCCCACGGAGAGAGTCTGGGGGACAGGCACCTTCGGACACTGCAGATAAGTTACGAAGCA cTGAAAGATGAGAATTCTAAGCTAAGAAGAAAGCTGACTGAGATTCAGAGCTTCTCTGAAACTCAAACAGAAAT GGTGAGGACGCTTGAGCGGAAGTTAGAAGCGAAAATGATCAAGGAGGAGAGTGACTATCACGACCTGGAGTCGGTGGTGCAGCAGGTGGAGCAGAATCTGGAGCTCATGACT AAACGTGCAGTGAAGGCAGAAAATCACGTCCTGAAACTGAGACAGGAGGTCAGCTTGCTCCAG GCCCAGGTCTCTGACTTCAAGCGTGAGAACGAAGCCCTGCGGTCAGGCCAGGGCGCCAGCCTGACGGTGGTGAAGCAGAACACGGACGTGGCCCTGCAGAACCTCCGTGTGGTCATGAACAATGCTCACGCCTCCATCAA GGCTCCCGGGAGGCGTCCTGGGCCGGCGTCCTCTGTCTCCCTTGAGCGCAGCGGCAGTGGTGTCCAGCCACAGCCACAGACAGTGAGGCCCGTCACTTTTAAGCTGAACACGTAG
- the ENTR1 gene encoding endosome-associated-trafficking regulator 1 isoform X1, with protein MAAILCPRPPLLSSLLVPPPAPRPPGARSRRSASRFRCAERKQRPEARSGGRAAGDGGGRLGPRPGRSRGHGAAAAGLKRAGAAQPAAMAGYARRPGVTPLSRARSLVIPDAPAFYERRSCLPQLDCERPPARDLESHFFGIRPTFMCYVPSPVLASVGDTDFGYGKGKCAKQGPPGAQNTHFGDDKLGDLEAANPFSFKEFLKTKNLSLSKEDTDSRVYSQEATRHSLGLDRTSPASQTVGYGLEYQQPFFEDPTGAGDLLDEDEDEEDGWNGAYLPSAMEQTHSSRVAASTSPCSTYVSFFSNPSELVGPESLPPWTLSDSDSRISPTGSPSADFTAHGESLGDRHLRTLQISYEALKDENSKLRRKLTEIQSFSETQTEMVRTLERKLEAKMIKEESDYHDLESVVQQVEQNLELMTKRAVKAENHVLKLRQEVSLLQAQVSDFKRENEALRSGQGASLTVVKQNTDVALQNLRVVMNNAHASIKAPGRRPGPASSVSLERSGSGVQPQPQTVRPVTFKLNT; from the exons ATGGCCGCCATCTTGTGTCCCCGCCCACCGCTTCTGTCGTCACTTCTGGTTCCGCCCCCGGCGCCCCGCCCCCCCGGCGCCCGCTCGCGGCGCTCGGCCTCGCGATTCCGGTGCGCGGAGCGGAAGCAGCGGCCAGAGGCTCGGAGCGGCGGCCGAGCGGCGGGCGACGGAGGCGGGCGACTCGGGCCGCGGCCGGGACGGAGCCGGGGCCATGGAGCCGCCGCTGCCGGGCTGAAGAGGGCTGGCGCCGCGCAGCCCGCGGCGATGGCGGGCTACGCGCGCCGCCCGGGCGTCACCCCGCTGTCCCGGGCCCGGAGCCTCGTCATTCCGGACG CTCCCGCGTTCTATGAGCGCCGGTCTTGTCTCCCCCAGCTAGACTGTGAGCGCCCCCCAGCCAGGGACCTGGAGTCCCACTTCTTCGGCATTCGGCCGACGTTTATGTGCTATGTGCCCAGTCCGGTGCTAGCTTCCGTGGGAGACACAG ATTTTGGCTATGGAAAGGGGAAGTGTGCTAAGCAAGGTCCACCGGGAGCTCAGAACACACACTTTGGAG ATGATAAACTTGGAGATCTGGAAGCGGCAAACCCGTTCTCCTTTAAAGAGTTTTTGAAGACCAAGAACCTGAGCCTGTCGAAAGAGGACACCGACAGCAGAGTTTACTCACAG GAAGCCACGAGGCACTCGCTGGGACTCGACCGCACCTCCCCAGCTTCCCAGACTGTGGGCTATGGCCTGGAATATCAGCAGCCATTTTTTGAAGACCCAACGGGGGCTGGCGACCTCCTGGACGAGGATGAGGACGAGGAGGACGGGTGGAATGGGGCCTACCTGCCGTCCGCCATGGAGCAGACGCACTCCTCCAGGGTGGCCGCCAGCACGTCGCCCTGCAGCACGTACgtctcctttttctccaaccCGTCGGAGCTGGTGGGGCCCGAGTCTCTGCCCCCATGGACGCTGAGCGACTCCGACTCTCGCATCTCCCCGACGGGGAGCCCCAGCGCTGACTTCACAGCCCACGGAGAGAGTCTGGGGGACAGGCACCTTCGGACACTGCAGATAAGTTACGAAGCA cTGAAAGATGAGAATTCTAAGCTAAGAAGAAAGCTGACTGAGATTCAGAGCTTCTCTGAAACTCAAACAGAAAT GGTGAGGACGCTTGAGCGGAAGTTAGAAGCGAAAATGATCAAGGAGGAGAGTGACTATCACGACCTGGAGTCGGTGGTGCAGCAGGTGGAGCAGAATCTGGAGCTCATGACT AAACGTGCAGTGAAGGCAGAAAATCACGTCCTGAAACTGAGACAGGAGGTCAGCTTGCTCCAG GCCCAGGTCTCTGACTTCAAGCGTGAGAACGAAGCCCTGCGGTCAGGCCAGGGCGCCAGCCTGACGGTGGTGAAGCAGAACACGGACGTGGCCCTGCAGAACCTCCGTGTGGTCATGAACAATGCTCACGCCTCCATCAA GGCTCCCGGGAGGCGTCCTGGGCCGGCGTCCTCTGTCTCCCTTGAGCGCAGCGGCAGTGGTGTCCAGCCACAGCCACAGACAGTGAGGCCCGTCACTTTTAAGCTGAACACGTAG
- the ENTR1 gene encoding endosome-associated-trafficking regulator 1 isoform X6: MAAILCPRPPLLSSLLVPPPAPRPPGARSRRSASRFRCAERKQRPEARSGGRAAGDGGGRLGPRPGRSRGHGAAAAGLKRAGAAQPAAMAGYARRPGVTPLSRARSLVIPDDDKLGDLEAANPFSFKEFLKTKNLSLSKEDTDSRVYSQEATRHSLGLDRTSPASQTVGYGLEYQQPFFEDPTGAGDLLDEDEDEEDGWNGAYLPSAMEQTHSSRVAASTSPCSTYVSFFSNPSELVGPESLPPWTLSDSDSRISPTGSPSADFTAHGESLGDRHLRTLQISYEALKDENSKLRRKLTEIQSFSETQTEMVRTLERKLEAKMIKEESDYHDLESVVQQVEQNLELMTKRAVKAENHVLKLRQEVSLLQAQVSDFKRENEALRSGQGASLTVVKQNTDVALQNLRVVMNNAHASIKAPGRRPGPASSVSLERSGSGVQPQPQTVRPVTFKLNT; the protein is encoded by the exons ATGGCCGCCATCTTGTGTCCCCGCCCACCGCTTCTGTCGTCACTTCTGGTTCCGCCCCCGGCGCCCCGCCCCCCCGGCGCCCGCTCGCGGCGCTCGGCCTCGCGATTCCGGTGCGCGGAGCGGAAGCAGCGGCCAGAGGCTCGGAGCGGCGGCCGAGCGGCGGGCGACGGAGGCGGGCGACTCGGGCCGCGGCCGGGACGGAGCCGGGGCCATGGAGCCGCCGCTGCCGGGCTGAAGAGGGCTGGCGCCGCGCAGCCCGCGGCGATGGCGGGCTACGCGCGCCGCCCGGGCGTCACCCCGCTGTCCCGGGCCCGGAGCCTCGTCATTCCGGACG ATGATAAACTTGGAGATCTGGAAGCGGCAAACCCGTTCTCCTTTAAAGAGTTTTTGAAGACCAAGAACCTGAGCCTGTCGAAAGAGGACACCGACAGCAGAGTTTACTCACAG GAAGCCACGAGGCACTCGCTGGGACTCGACCGCACCTCCCCAGCTTCCCAGACTGTGGGCTATGGCCTGGAATATCAGCAGCCATTTTTTGAAGACCCAACGGGGGCTGGCGACCTCCTGGACGAGGATGAGGACGAGGAGGACGGGTGGAATGGGGCCTACCTGCCGTCCGCCATGGAGCAGACGCACTCCTCCAGGGTGGCCGCCAGCACGTCGCCCTGCAGCACGTACgtctcctttttctccaaccCGTCGGAGCTGGTGGGGCCCGAGTCTCTGCCCCCATGGACGCTGAGCGACTCCGACTCTCGCATCTCCCCGACGGGGAGCCCCAGCGCTGACTTCACAGCCCACGGAGAGAGTCTGGGGGACAGGCACCTTCGGACACTGCAGATAAGTTACGAAGCA cTGAAAGATGAGAATTCTAAGCTAAGAAGAAAGCTGACTGAGATTCAGAGCTTCTCTGAAACTCAAACAGAAAT GGTGAGGACGCTTGAGCGGAAGTTAGAAGCGAAAATGATCAAGGAGGAGAGTGACTATCACGACCTGGAGTCGGTGGTGCAGCAGGTGGAGCAGAATCTGGAGCTCATGACT AAACGTGCAGTGAAGGCAGAAAATCACGTCCTGAAACTGAGACAGGAGGTCAGCTTGCTCCAG GCCCAGGTCTCTGACTTCAAGCGTGAGAACGAAGCCCTGCGGTCAGGCCAGGGCGCCAGCCTGACGGTGGTGAAGCAGAACACGGACGTGGCCCTGCAGAACCTCCGTGTGGTCATGAACAATGCTCACGCCTCCATCAA GGCTCCCGGGAGGCGTCCTGGGCCGGCGTCCTCTGTCTCCCTTGAGCGCAGCGGCAGTGGTGTCCAGCCACAGCCACAGACAGTGAGGCCCGTCACTTTTAAGCTGAACACGTAG
- the ENTR1 gene encoding endosome-associated-trafficking regulator 1 isoform X3 produces the protein MAAILCPRPPLLSSLLVPPPAPRPPGARSRRSASRFRCAERKQRPEARSGGRAAGDGGGRLGPRPGRSRGHGAAAAGLKRAGAAQPAAMAGYARRPGVTPLSRARSLVIPDAPAFYERRSCLPQLDCERPPARDLESHFFGIRPTFMCYVPSPVLASVGDTDDKLGDLEAANPFSFKEFLKTKNLSLSKEDTDSRVYSQEATRHSLGLDRTSPASQTVGYGLEYQQPFFEDPTGAGDLLDEDEDEEDGWNGAYLPSAMEQTHSSRVAASTSPCSTYVSFFSNPSELVGPESLPPWTLSDSDSRISPTGSPSADFTAHGESLGDRHLRTLQISYEALKDENSKLRRKLTEIQSFSETQTEMVRTLERKLEAKMIKEESDYHDLESVVQQVEQNLELMTKRAVKAENHVLKLRQEVSLLQAQVSDFKRENEALRSGQGASLTVVKQNTDVALQNLRVVMNNAHASIKAPGRRPGPASSVSLERSGSGVQPQPQTVRPVTFKLNT, from the exons ATGGCCGCCATCTTGTGTCCCCGCCCACCGCTTCTGTCGTCACTTCTGGTTCCGCCCCCGGCGCCCCGCCCCCCCGGCGCCCGCTCGCGGCGCTCGGCCTCGCGATTCCGGTGCGCGGAGCGGAAGCAGCGGCCAGAGGCTCGGAGCGGCGGCCGAGCGGCGGGCGACGGAGGCGGGCGACTCGGGCCGCGGCCGGGACGGAGCCGGGGCCATGGAGCCGCCGCTGCCGGGCTGAAGAGGGCTGGCGCCGCGCAGCCCGCGGCGATGGCGGGCTACGCGCGCCGCCCGGGCGTCACCCCGCTGTCCCGGGCCCGGAGCCTCGTCATTCCGGACG CTCCCGCGTTCTATGAGCGCCGGTCTTGTCTCCCCCAGCTAGACTGTGAGCGCCCCCCAGCCAGGGACCTGGAGTCCCACTTCTTCGGCATTCGGCCGACGTTTATGTGCTATGTGCCCAGTCCGGTGCTAGCTTCCGTGGGAGACACAG ATGATAAACTTGGAGATCTGGAAGCGGCAAACCCGTTCTCCTTTAAAGAGTTTTTGAAGACCAAGAACCTGAGCCTGTCGAAAGAGGACACCGACAGCAGAGTTTACTCACAG GAAGCCACGAGGCACTCGCTGGGACTCGACCGCACCTCCCCAGCTTCCCAGACTGTGGGCTATGGCCTGGAATATCAGCAGCCATTTTTTGAAGACCCAACGGGGGCTGGCGACCTCCTGGACGAGGATGAGGACGAGGAGGACGGGTGGAATGGGGCCTACCTGCCGTCCGCCATGGAGCAGACGCACTCCTCCAGGGTGGCCGCCAGCACGTCGCCCTGCAGCACGTACgtctcctttttctccaaccCGTCGGAGCTGGTGGGGCCCGAGTCTCTGCCCCCATGGACGCTGAGCGACTCCGACTCTCGCATCTCCCCGACGGGGAGCCCCAGCGCTGACTTCACAGCCCACGGAGAGAGTCTGGGGGACAGGCACCTTCGGACACTGCAGATAAGTTACGAAGCA cTGAAAGATGAGAATTCTAAGCTAAGAAGAAAGCTGACTGAGATTCAGAGCTTCTCTGAAACTCAAACAGAAAT GGTGAGGACGCTTGAGCGGAAGTTAGAAGCGAAAATGATCAAGGAGGAGAGTGACTATCACGACCTGGAGTCGGTGGTGCAGCAGGTGGAGCAGAATCTGGAGCTCATGACT AAACGTGCAGTGAAGGCAGAAAATCACGTCCTGAAACTGAGACAGGAGGTCAGCTTGCTCCAG GCCCAGGTCTCTGACTTCAAGCGTGAGAACGAAGCCCTGCGGTCAGGCCAGGGCGCCAGCCTGACGGTGGTGAAGCAGAACACGGACGTGGCCCTGCAGAACCTCCGTGTGGTCATGAACAATGCTCACGCCTCCATCAA GGCTCCCGGGAGGCGTCCTGGGCCGGCGTCCTCTGTCTCCCTTGAGCGCAGCGGCAGTGGTGTCCAGCCACAGCCACAGACAGTGAGGCCCGTCACTTTTAAGCTGAACACGTAG